In the genome of Actinomadura graeca, one region contains:
- a CDS encoding class I SAM-dependent methyltransferase: MFSPQGPSLRELAVQALSSVERGYDLLAPKFDHTPFRTPDGVLDATADALRGSGPFEDGLDVCCGTGAGMRVLGPLCRGRVAGVDFSAGMLAQAREAHPGAGWVRAEVRDLPFAEEFDLAVSFGALGHFLPAERPALFAGVHRALRPGGLFAFPISAPLPVTSPWYWALLGFDTAMRVRNALWRPPFVMYYRTCALQAVRDDLAAAGFTVTTVPLPALGVREGGVPRCGLVLARKG, encoded by the coding sequence GTGTTCTCGCCCCAAGGGCCGTCTCTGCGCGAGCTGGCCGTCCAGGCCCTGTCCTCGGTCGAGCGCGGTTACGACCTGCTCGCCCCGAAGTTCGACCACACCCCCTTCCGCACCCCCGACGGCGTTCTCGACGCGACGGCCGATGCCCTGCGCGGGTCCGGGCCGTTCGAGGACGGGCTGGACGTGTGCTGCGGCACCGGCGCGGGCATGCGGGTCCTCGGGCCGCTGTGCCGGGGACGCGTCGCAGGGGTCGACTTCAGCGCCGGCATGCTCGCGCAGGCCCGCGAGGCGCATCCCGGGGCCGGGTGGGTCCGGGCCGAGGTCCGGGATCTGCCGTTCGCCGAGGAGTTCGATCTCGCGGTGAGCTTCGGAGCCCTCGGGCACTTCCTGCCCGCCGAGCGTCCCGCCCTGTTCGCCGGGGTGCACCGCGCGTTGCGGCCGGGCGGGCTGTTCGCCTTCCCGATCAGCGCGCCCCTGCCCGTCACGTCGCCCTGGTACTGGGCGCTGCTCGGGTTCGACACGGCGATGCGGGTGCGGAACGCCCTGTGGCGTCCGCCGTTCGTCATGTACTACCGCACCTGCGCGCTTCAGGCGGTCCGCGACGACCTCGCCGCCGCCGGGTTCACCGTCACGACGGTGCCGCTCCCGGCCCTCGGAGTGCGCGAGGGCGGCGTCCCCCGCTGCGGCCTCGTGCTCGCGCGCAAGGGCTAG
- a CDS encoding GNAT family N-acetyltransferase, whose protein sequence is MPAPVLRTDRLTLRRWQPGDRAPFAALNADPEVMRYFPAPLTRRESDAMIDRIDAAFDELGFGLWALEITGTRRFIGLTGLAVPSFEAHFTPAVEIGWRLARSGWGHGFATEAARRVLDFAFDDLGLTGVVSFTSTANLRSQAVMRRLGMTHDPADDFDHPGLEEGHPLRRHVLFRMSAANRAVRA, encoded by the coding sequence ATGCCCGCGCCCGTCCTCCGCACCGACCGGCTCACGCTGCGCCGCTGGCAGCCGGGCGACCGCGCGCCCTTCGCCGCGCTCAACGCCGACCCGGAGGTCATGCGGTACTTTCCCGCGCCGCTCACGCGGCGGGAGAGCGACGCCATGATCGACCGGATCGACGCCGCCTTCGACGAGCTCGGCTTCGGGCTCTGGGCCCTGGAGATCACCGGGACCCGGCGGTTCATCGGCCTCACCGGGCTCGCCGTGCCGTCCTTCGAGGCGCACTTCACGCCCGCCGTGGAGATCGGCTGGCGCCTCGCCCGCTCCGGCTGGGGGCACGGTTTCGCCACGGAGGCCGCCAGGCGGGTGCTCGATTTCGCGTTCGACGACCTCGGCCTCACCGGGGTCGTCTCCTTCACCTCCACGGCCAACCTCCGTTCGCAGGCCGTCATGAGACGCCTCGGCATGACGCACGACCCCGCCGACGACTTCGACCACCCCGGGCTTGAGGAAGGCCATCCCCTGCGGCGCCACGTCCTGTTTCGGATGTCGGCCGCGAACCGGGCCGTTCGGGCCTGA